In one window of Coffea eugenioides isolate CCC68of unplaced genomic scaffold, Ceug_1.0 ScVebR1_2309;HRSCAF=3314, whole genome shotgun sequence DNA:
- the LOC113756425 gene encoding uncharacterized protein LOC113756425, with the protein MANEGGASSQAFDLKLFTEAIKGELGRMMDQKLELMHQRIDSLELSHGSSKGSRGKAYAHESTDSNSDNNYEHKQSRSKRDARPSNDHIPGIKMKIPPFQGRSDPDAYLEWEKRIELVFDCNTYSEEQKVKLAVIEFTDYAVVWWDQLSTSRRRSREPTIQTWTELRRLMRKRFVPSHYYRDLYQKLQTLNQGARSVEDYHKEMEILMLRADIMEDREATMARFLNGLRPEIADQVELHHYVELGDQVEKAIKIERRIKRRGSTRSYSNFSPSYLRTTPPKKEDKGPSNSIPSRPRPDMTKWESKATPKTAIESSMGRNRDTRCFKCQGRGHIASQCPNQRAMIILPNDGGSCANVASALMVEKLALPTLRHPTPYRLQWLNDSGDVRVTKQVQVPFRIGKYEDVLLCDVVPMQACHILLGRPWQFDKGVTFDGITNKYSFKQGEKRIVLVPLTPIQVHEDQKSLIKENELENEKKK; encoded by the exons ATGGCTAACGAGGGGGGAGCAAGCTCCCAAGCTTTTGATCTTAAACTTTTCACAGAAGCAATCAAAGGCGAATTGGGACGCATGATGGACCAAAAACTTGAACTAATGCACCAACGCATTGACAGCTTAGAGTTGTCTCATGGAAGCTCCAAAGGCAGCCGTGGAAAGGCTTATGCACATGAGTCTACCGACTCTAACTCAGACAACAACTATGAGCATAAGCAAAGTAGGTCTAAGCGTGACGCTAGGCCTTCAAATGACCACATTCCGGGCATAAAGATGAAAATTCCACCCTTCCAAGGACGATCAGACCCCGATGCCTACTTAGAGTGGGAGAAGCGGATTGAACTTGTCTTCGACTGCAATACTTACTCGGAGGAGCAAAAGGTCAAGTTGGCCGTGATCGAATTCACCGATTACGCCGTTGTATGGTGGGATCAACTCTCCACTAGTCGAAGGAGGAGTCGTGAACCTACCATACAAACTTGGACGGAGCTAAGACGACTAATGAGGAAGCGTTTCGTGCCAAGTCACTACTACCGTGACTTGTATCAaaagcttcaaaccctcaaCCAAGGAGCACGAAGTGTCGAGGACTAtcacaaggaaatggaaatactcATGCTACGGGCAGACATCATGGAGGATCGAGAAGCAACAATGGCACGCTTCTTGAACGGATTAAGGCCCGAAATCGCTGATCAAGTGGAGTTACACCACTATGTGGAACTTGGGGATCAGGTGGAAAAGGCCATCAAGATTGAAAGGAGGATTAAGAGGAGGGGTTCGACTCGGAGTTACTCCAACTTTTCACCCTCTTATCTCCGAACTACACCACCAAAGAAAGAGGATAAAGGGCCGAGTAATTCCATCCCTTCAAGACCGAGGCCGGATATGACTAAGTGGGAGTCTAAGGCAACACCAAAGACTGCCATTGAGTCGAGCATGGGGCGAAATCGAGATACtagatgcttcaaatgccaaggccgAGGGCATATTGCTAGCCAATGCCCGAACCAACGCGCTATGATCATCTTACCCAATG ATGGAGGTAGTTGTGCTAACGTCGCTAGTGccttgatggtggagaaactagcACTACCCACTCTACGACATCCAACACCTTATCGTTTGCAATGGTTGAACGATAGTGGGGATGTTCGTGTGACCAAGCAAGTCCAAGTACCTTTCCGAATTGGAAAGTATGAGGACGTGCTGTTATGCGACGTGGTCCCTATGCAAGCATGTCACATACTATTGGGGAGGCCATGGCAATTCGACAAGGGAGTTACATTCGATGGCATTACCAATAAATACTCCTTCAAGCAAGGCGAGAAGAGGATTGTGCTTGTGCCACTCACTCCTATCCAAGTTCATGAAGATCAAAAAAGCCTGATCAAGGAGAATGAGCTtgagaatgagaagaaaaaatag